Sequence from the Pseudomonadota bacterium genome:
GAAATCCGCGCCGGCCGCGACCAGCTGGTCATACACCGGCAGCGCCATCTCGGTCGGGATGTAGAGCTCGTAGCCGATTTCGCCGGTATAGGACACACGCATGCACAGCGCGGTCTGAAACCCGATCTCGACGTGCTGCCAGGTGGCATAGGGGAAGGCTTGGTGATCGAAGTTCGCGCTGGAGATGGCGCGCATCAGATCGCGCGCACGCGGGCCCTGCACATTGAGCATCGCGTAGGCGCCGCTCACGTCGGTCACCACGCAGCAGGCATCGGCGGGCGTGTGATCGTGCAGCCAGGCCTTGATGTGGGTGACGGTGAAGGCCGGCGTCAGGATGAGGTACTTGTCATCGGCGAGGCGCGAGATGGTGAGGTCCGCTTCCACGCCGCCGCGCTTGTTGAGGAAGTGGGTATAGACCACGCGCCCGACCGGCACTGCCATGTCCGACGTCGCGATGCGGTTCAAGACGCGCTCGGCGTCACGGCCCTGCACGAGAATCTTGCCGAACGACGATTGCTCGAACACGCCCACCGCTTCACGCACCGCGCGATGCTCGGCGGCGTTGTTGTCGAACCAGTTCTGGCGCTCGAAGCTGTACTCGTACTCGGCCTTCTGGTCGGGGCGTGCATACCAGTTGGGCCGTTCCCAGCCGGCCGATTCGCCGAAGCAGGCGCCGGCCGCCTTGACGCGGTCGTGCAGCACCGACTGCTTGACGTTGCGTGCGGTCTCCCACTGACGATTCGGCCAATGCATCTGGTAACCGATGCCCAGTGATTCATAGGTGCGCGCGACCACGAAGTTCTTGTTGTTGTGACTCGGCTGGATACGGCGCACGTCGACATCCCAGATGTCCATCGGCTGCACGCCGTCGTTGATCCACTGCGCCATCACGTAACCGGCGCCGCCGCCCGACAGGATGCCGAGCGAATTGAAGCCGCAGGCCACGAACAGGCCGTCGATGTAGGGCGCGCGGCCCATCAGGTAGTTGTGATCGGGCGTGAAGGACTCCGGTCCGCAGAAGAACTGGCGGATGCCGGTCTCGAACAGTATCGGCAGGCGCTGCATGGCCTTCTCGATATAGGGCTCCATGCGTTCCCAGTCGGGCTGGATCTCGTCGAAGCAAAAATCCTTGGAGATGCCGTCCACCGCCCATGGCGCCGCCACCGGCTCGAAGAAGCCGAGCATGATCTTGCCGGCTTCCTCGCGCGCATAGGCGGCGCGGCCCGGGTCGCGCAGTATCGGCAGCTTGTTGTGCAGGCCGGCGATGGGCTCGGAGATGAGGTAATAGTGCTCGGCCGCCTGCAGCGGTAGGTCGATACCGGTCATGAGGCCGAGCTCGCGGCCCCACATGCCCGGGCACAGCACCACCACCTCGGCGCGGATGTCGCCATGCTCGGTGTGCACGCCGACCGCGCGGCCGTGCTCGGTGATGAGCCCGGTCATCAGGCAGTTCTCGATGATGCGCACGCCGAGCTGGCGCGCGCCCTTGGCCAGGGCCTGGGCGACGTCGGCCGGGTTGACGCGGCCATCGTTGGGAAAGTGGAAGCCGGCCACCAGGTCGTCGACGTAGGCCAGCGGAAACAGTTCGCGCACCTGGGCCGGGCTTATCTCGTGGTTCTCGACGCCGAAGGTGCGCGCCATGGCGCAGCCGCGGCGCATTTCCTCGGCTTTTTCCGCGGTCATGGCGAGCTGTACCGAGCCACAGCGAATGAAGCCCGTGGCCTGGCCGGTCTCGGCTTCGAGGTCCTGGTAGAGCTTGAGCGAATAGGTGGCGAGCTTGGTCTGGGCCTCGGTGTCACGCAGCGTGGTGATGAGTCCGGCCGCGTGCCAGGTGGTGCCGGAGCTGACCTGTTTGCGTTCGACCACGACCACGTCTTTCCAGCCCAGGCGGGCAAGATGATAGGCGGTGGAACAGCCAATGACGCCGCCGCCAACGATGACGGCGCGGGCATGAGAGGGCAATGGGGAAGTCATGAAAGCCTGCCTGTGTAGTGATTCCGTAAAGGGCTGCCGGGGATGATCCGCGCACGTGCCGCGCACGCCCGGCTTGATACTATAATCGACGGCCGTTGGCCTTAAGAATTCCTGCCGCAAGAGCGCGATGTCTACCTTCCTCTGGATCATGCTGGCGAGTCTCGGCGGCAGCGTGTTGAGCGCGGCGGCGGCCGGCACCTACCTGTTGCTGCCCGAGCGGGTGCGCGATCACACCTTGACCTACCTGGTCAGCTTCGCCATCGGCATGCTGCTCGGCGCCGGCTTCCTGCACCTGTTGCCCGAGGCCCTCGAACAGCGCGGCGACAACATCCAGGGCCTGATGGCCACCGCCCTGCTCGCCATCGTGCTGTTCTTCCTGCTCGAGAAAGGCCTGGTTTGGCGCCATCACCATCACCAGGAGCACGGCTCGGGCGAGGCCTGTCACGAGGCGCCGGCCGGCACCCTGATCCTGGTCGGCGATTCATTCCACAATTTCCTCGACGGCGTGCTGATCGCGGCGTCCTTCACCGCCGACTTCCATCTCGGCGTGGTCACCTCGCTCGCCATCATCGCCCACGAGATCCCGCAGGAGCTCGGCGACTTCGCCATCCTGCTGCACAGCGGCTACACGCCCAAGCGCGCCTTCACCTTCAATCTCATCACTTCGCTGACCATGATCGTCGGCGCGACGCTGGCGTGGTTCGCGATGGAAGCGGTGCGCAGCGTCATTCCCTATTTCCTGGCCTTCACCGCCGCCAGCTTCATCTACATCGCGGTGTCGGATCTGATGCCGACCTTGAATCGCAAGATCGGGCTGCGCGATACCATCATCCAGGTCAGCCTGATCTCGTTGGGCCTGGCTTTGAATTTCCTGGTGCACGACTGAGCCGGCCGCGCCAGGTCATTGAGCGCGCGCCGCGAGCGCGCTAGCATCGCCGCCATGTTGCGCCTCGCCCCCTCGCTGCTGCTTCCGCGTCGCCACTGCGCGAGCCTGGTGGCCTTGCTGCTGGCGGCGCAGCTGTCATTGTTCGCGCACGGCGTCGGTCACGATTACATCCAGGATGCCGATCAGAGTCACGTGGTGTGCGGCCTGTGCATCGCCGCCCAGCACCTCGACCATGGCCTGTCCGCGGCCGCCTTCGAGCTGCCGCAAGCCGATCTCCATCTCCATGCCAGCGTGGCGCCGACACTTGGCGCACGTGCCCATGTCCATGCCGCCTTCGAGGCCCGCGCCCCGCCATTCACGCTCCCGCTCTGATAGCTGATTGCATCGCTGCACCGACGCCTGTGTGCGAATGAATTCGCACCGACAGGTTTGGCGCGCACGTTGTAGGTGCGAATCCATTCGCATACCGATACACGCGCCCAGGCACAGCGCCACTGAAATCACGTTCGCGACGCGCGTGCCGTGCGTTGCCTCGGGAGAAGCCCATGATTACCTTCGCGCGCCTGCCCGGCGCCTTGCTGCTTTGTGCCTTCTTGTCTCCATGTCACGCCGACACCGCGGACAACGTCGCCGCCGTCGATACCGTCACCGTCACCGCCGTGCCGACGCGCTCCGGCGAATCCCATCTCGTGCAGCCGGCCATCGTGCTGGCCGACGATGAACTGCGCCGCAAGCAGGTTGCGACCCTCGGCGAAACCTTGAACCACGAGCTCGGCATGAGTTCGACGTCTTTCGGCGCCGGCGCCAGCCGTCCCTTGATTCGCGGCCTCGGCGGCGAGCGGGTGCGGGTGCTGGAAAATGGCATAGGCGCGATGGACGCGTCGTCGCTGAGCGATGACCACGCGGTCAGCGTCGATCCGCTGGTGGCGCGCCAGCTCGAAGTCTTGAAAGGCCCGGCCAC
This genomic interval carries:
- a CDS encoding FAD-dependent oxidoreductase; this translates as MTSPLPSHARAVIVGGGVIGCSTAYHLARLGWKDVVVVERKQVSSGTTWHAAGLITTLRDTEAQTKLATYSLKLYQDLEAETGQATGFIRCGSVQLAMTAEKAEEMRRGCAMARTFGVENHEISPAQVRELFPLAYVDDLVAGFHFPNDGRVNPADVAQALAKGARQLGVRIIENCLMTGLITEHGRAVGVHTEHGDIRAEVVVLCPGMWGRELGLMTGIDLPLQAAEHYYLISEPIAGLHNKLPILRDPGRAAYAREEAGKIMLGFFEPVAAPWAVDGISKDFCFDEIQPDWERMEPYIEKAMQRLPILFETGIRQFFCGPESFTPDHNYLMGRAPYIDGLFVACGFNSLGILSGGGAGYVMAQWINDGVQPMDIWDVDVRRIQPSHNNKNFVVARTYESLGIGYQMHWPNRQWETARNVKQSVLHDRVKAAGACFGESAGWERPNWYARPDQKAEYEYSFERQNWFDNNAAEHRAVREAVGVFEQSSFGKILVQGRDAERVLNRIATSDMAVPVGRVVYTHFLNKRGGVEADLTISRLADDKYLILTPAFTVTHIKAWLHDHTPADACCVVTDVSGAYAMLNVQGPRARDLMRAISSANFDHQAFPYATWQHVEIGFQTALCMRVSYTGEIGYELYIPTEMALPVYDQLVAAGADFGLAHCGYHTLNTVRVEKAFREWAHDMGPLDSLLDAGLGFTCAWDKPGGFVGRDALLAQRDGGPLKRRLVQFLLDDPMPVLVHNEPILRDGVRVGQTTSAGYGHTLGASVAMGYLECADGVTPEYVAAGSYRIEQANRVYGARASLTPMYDPKRLRVMC
- a CDS encoding ZIP family metal transporter produces the protein MSTFLWIMLASLGGSVLSAAAAGTYLLLPERVRDHTLTYLVSFAIGMLLGAGFLHLLPEALEQRGDNIQGLMATALLAIVLFFLLEKGLVWRHHHHQEHGSGEACHEAPAGTLILVGDSFHNFLDGVLIAASFTADFHLGVVTSLAIIAHEIPQELGDFAILLHSGYTPKRAFTFNLITSLTMIVGATLAWFAMEAVRSVIPYFLAFTAASFIYIAVSDLMPTLNRKIGLRDTIIQVSLISLGLALNFLVHD